From the genome of Neomonachus schauinslandi chromosome 5, ASM220157v2, whole genome shotgun sequence, one region includes:
- the NANOG gene encoding homeobox protein NANOG isoform X1, whose amino-acid sequence MSADPALPLCPPGPEAPSSRDSSPMPEIYGPEENYASLQMSSAETPHAETVSPLPSSMDLLVQDSPDSSTSPRVKPPPTSGEERTVRKEDTAQGKKQKIRTVFSQTQLYVLNDRFQRQKYLSLQQMQELSNILNLSYKQVKTWFQNQRMKCKRWQKNHWPKESKSVSQNSTPTAEYPGFYSYHQGYLRNTSGNLPIWSNQTWNNPNWSNQTWNSQSWSNHSWNGQSWSNHSWASQTWCPQAWNNQLQNYGEESLQPQIQFQQNSISDLESILETSGESHSVIQQSAKYFSTQQIMDLFPNYSVNIQPEDV is encoded by the exons ATGAGTGCAGATCCAGCTCTGCCCCTATGCCCGCCTGGCCCCGAAGCACCCAGTTCTAGGGACTCTTCTCCAATGCCTGAGATTTACGGGCCCGAAGAAAATTATGCATCCCTGCAAATGTCATCTGCTGAGACACCCCACGCGGAGACCG tctctcctcttccttcgtCCATGGATCTGCTTGTTCAGGACAGCCCCGACTCCTCCACCAGTCCCAGGGTAAAACCACCACCCACttctggagaggagagaacagtGAGGAAGGAAGATACGGCCCAGGGCAAGAAACAGAAGATCAGGACCGTGTTCTCTCAGACCCAACTCTATGTCCTCAATGATCgatttcagagacagaaatacCTCAGTCTCCAGCAGATGCAAGAACTTTCCAACATTCTGAACCTTAGCTATAAGCAG gtGAAGACCTGGTTCCAGAATCAGAGAATGAAATGTAAGAGGTGGCAGAAAAACCACTGGCCAAAGGAGAGCAAGAGTGTGAGTCAG AACAGCACACCAACCGCAGAATACCCAGGCTTCTATTCCTACCACCAGGGATACCTGAGGAACACTTCCGGAAACCTTCCAATATGGAGCAACCAGACCTGGAATAACCCGAATTGGAGCAACCAGACCTGGAACAGCCAGTCTTGGAGCAACCACTCCTGGAATGGCCAGTCTTGGAGCAACCATTCCTGGGCCAGTCAGACCTGGTGCCCCCAAGCCTGGAACAATCAGCTCCAAAACTATGGAGAGGAATCTCTGCAGCCCCAGATCCAGTTCCAGCAAAATTCCATCAGTGATTTGGAGTCCATCTTAGAAACTTCTGGGGAAAGCCATAGTGTAATACAACAATCTGCTAAGTATTTTAGTACCCAGCAAATAATGGATTTGTTCCCAAATTACTCTGTGAACATACAGCCTGAAGATGTGTGA
- the NANOG gene encoding homeobox protein NANOG isoform X2 → MSADPALPLCPPGPEAPSSRDSSPMPEIYGPEENYASLQMSSAETPHAETVSPLPSSMDLLVQDSPDSSTSPRVKPPPTSGEERTVRKEDTAQGKKQKIRTVFSQTQLYVLNDRFQRQKYLSLQQMQELSNILNLSYKQVKTWFQNQRMKCKRWQKNHWPKESKSVSQGYLRNTSGNLPIWSNQTWNNPNWSNQTWNSQSWSNHSWNGQSWSNHSWASQTWCPQAWNNQLQNYGEESLQPQIQFQQNSISDLESILETSGESHSVIQQSAKYFSTQQIMDLFPNYSVNIQPEDV, encoded by the exons ATGAGTGCAGATCCAGCTCTGCCCCTATGCCCGCCTGGCCCCGAAGCACCCAGTTCTAGGGACTCTTCTCCAATGCCTGAGATTTACGGGCCCGAAGAAAATTATGCATCCCTGCAAATGTCATCTGCTGAGACACCCCACGCGGAGACCG tctctcctcttccttcgtCCATGGATCTGCTTGTTCAGGACAGCCCCGACTCCTCCACCAGTCCCAGGGTAAAACCACCACCCACttctggagaggagagaacagtGAGGAAGGAAGATACGGCCCAGGGCAAGAAACAGAAGATCAGGACCGTGTTCTCTCAGACCCAACTCTATGTCCTCAATGATCgatttcagagacagaaatacCTCAGTCTCCAGCAGATGCAAGAACTTTCCAACATTCTGAACCTTAGCTATAAGCAG gtGAAGACCTGGTTCCAGAATCAGAGAATGAAATGTAAGAGGTGGCAGAAAAACCACTGGCCAAAGGAGAGCAAGAGTGTGAGTCAG GGATACCTGAGGAACACTTCCGGAAACCTTCCAATATGGAGCAACCAGACCTGGAATAACCCGAATTGGAGCAACCAGACCTGGAACAGCCAGTCTTGGAGCAACCACTCCTGGAATGGCCAGTCTTGGAGCAACCATTCCTGGGCCAGTCAGACCTGGTGCCCCCAAGCCTGGAACAATCAGCTCCAAAACTATGGAGAGGAATCTCTGCAGCCCCAGATCCAGTTCCAGCAAAATTCCATCAGTGATTTGGAGTCCATCTTAGAAACTTCTGGGGAAAGCCATAGTGTAATACAACAATCTGCTAAGTATTTTAGTACCCAGCAAATAATGGATTTGTTCCCAAATTACTCTGTGAACATACAGCCTGAAGATGTGTGA